The following is a genomic window from Tripterygium wilfordii isolate XIE 37 chromosome 19, ASM1340144v1, whole genome shotgun sequence.
ATGTCAAGAAGAATAAATGAATTACTGAGCGGGAAAATTCAAACAACATACATGCAAAATTCAATTTTTCATGTGGGCTGGTCACAACTCACATGTATGCTAATTAACCAGCATTTAATTATGGTTGTTTGTTTACAATGATCAGGGTTATTAGTATTTATGACATAGCTAGTTGACTTTAATGTTATTGAAGCTGTTTGGGTAAACCTTGTAGTTATGGATATGCcgtttttttccttttgcagTTTTCTGATGGGTTTCCTCTCCAGGGTTTCCCATCCAAGTTTGTGAAGTTTTTACCAATTTGTCTGTGCATTTGGGGATTATGAGATTTGATGGCATATTTAATGATATATAATGATGGTTTCAATGTTGATTGTGACAAAAGGCTCTATTATAACAGGGTAGTTGGCATCCCCCAACTACAGACATATATGTGATGAAAAGCTTAATGAACGATACGATTTGTGAAACTCATGCAAACCTGAGTAGATTAAGGGTTGCATTAAATTGTTAGTCTAAACACTACAAACTAGTATTGTTTGGTTTGGAAAATATCAGCACGACTTTGTTGTTCTTGAACCGTTGTTATTGGTTTCTAGACTCAGAAAATACGTTGGATGCTTGAGAGACTGGACCTTACTTGTATGTTATTCTATTAGGTTATGTCAATCACATGTGAGATAAAATCTTAACACTACttatgttttgaatatattttttcccACACATATCGAATAAGATAAATATTGATCAgctttattaaataaaataatgatactAATTTTAGGTCAGGTGAGGTCACCAGATTCAGTATTTGCGCGAAACCTCGCAGATTCCCTTACATTATTCCTGACTTCTACACTTACTAAGAaagctgagagagagagagagagagagagagagagagagagatttgaaaTTCAAAGCGGTCCAACGGCTCCAGCTTGTGGAACCTAATAATATTAAATGATTGCCTTCGAGTGTGTAGCATTATACTGGTCTGGACGAACATCATCAGCTCTATCACCGTACTACACTATATAATAACTAGTTAGCTGCTggtacctatatatatatacttattatTTTGCTTTCTTAAATATCAATGTGACAATTGGGAGAGCGAGAGACAGAGGGATTGTCTGGCAGATAGGTGTTTGTAGGGTAACTGGGTAAGGCAGCGTTTGTCTTCACAtgtatttttatgcaattagtGATGCTATTATTGAATACAGGACTGCATAAGGAGGGCCCTATACCTAAAATGCTTAaatcattcctaaggccatcATGAGAGGAGGCCCATTTTCAACTCTCAGCATACAACCAATTTTGTTGCTGCTTGCGAGGTTAAGGAAAAAGccaaaaagggaaagaaaagcaTATCAACTATTTGCAGTTGCATATTTCATGTACATGTAATGCTTCAGATTGGGTCTAGTATCCATCAGTGAGCAACAGCTGAGCCTCATGCGCCAGGTCAGATGTCCATACTCGAGCCCAAGCCCACTCCACCTTGATCTCCAATAGCTCAAGCCCAAAACCGATTGGTCGCTGCGCTGGTTTCAATGAACACATGGATGCATGGGCAAACATCAAAGCGCGTGAAAATCACAGCTCAGCCAGTTAAGAGTTATTGGGCCGGGTTGAGCACGGCTCGTTCATCACAGGCTTCCGGTCCGTTTGCCACATGGCCCACATCTAGTCGGAGGAGAGAATAGACTGAGAAGTCTGCCTTCGTCAAGAAGGGGAGGGAGCGAGAGGCGAGAGGTATTTTGGGAGGAAATAAAGTTTAATTGGTCTCAATTTCGTCCTATCGTGAAGGCCGTCGGATTATACCCCAATCCCGTGTCTTGTTTACGAAGAGGATATTGTCAGCCACGGAGCCCACAATCATTCTCTGGGTCGATATTTGCAGGGCTTAAGGCTCATCCCAGACCAACTAATTTGGGCCTCCAATTAGTTTCTAACGGGAGCCTGAATAGGATCTTGAAAGGTCAGATCGACAGACGAGAGGAAGAGAGTAATGGCTGAAACAGGaacgaagaagagaaaaatgggGGAAAGAAAAGCGGATTCCAAGAAACAATCTGTGAAGTGGCCCCTCATCAAACCCAAGCAAAACCTCCAGATCAAGCGACTCAAAGATATCGATCTCTTCACCGTACGCTTTTCATTACTCTACGTCGATAATTGGacccttgattttttttttttgtttcttgtgtttCATCCTTATAATGCCTTGTTTGTGTATACTCATGTGTGTAATCGAACTTTGATGTTGTTTAAATGTGAAGTATATTGGCTTGTATCAAATTACAATGGTAATTCAAACCAATTATGTTTTTCGTTTTGTCTAATGGATCGTATTCTCCGTAATTTGTGCTGTTGAGGTTTTCTAGTTACGTTTTGCCCAGGGGTTTTCATAATTGTACTAGTTCAATAAAATTCTGGGGCAGAAATTTGGAGAAGTGAAGTTTCTTCATTATCTGGAATTGACACGTGGATTAAATATTGCAACAGAGCTTAATTATGCGTTGCAGTTTGAGTTTAATACGTTCATTTAGTGTGCAATGTTATTGGGAATTCAGCTTGCAGTGTGATTGCCATACAGACTTTGGACCGAGCTTGATTATGATCCTAGCGTAATAATCTTAGCTCAATAAAACTAAAGGGATTCTTTCATTCAGCTTATAGATTCATGTTATGAGCTGGATTTGGACTTGTTTGCATCTAGTGGGTATAGAGCTGTTGACATATGGAAAAAAACACGGCTATCCATTTGAAAGGAGGGATAAATGATGAACAGTTGTCAGTTGTGTAAATGACTGCTTGTGAATAAATAAATCCAAAAACTTCTGTCTGCAAATAAACATGACACTTATGTGTCATATTTGAACTGGATAAAAGTAGTACATCTCTTCATTTCTCAGTGATTCATCCTGATTGTATTGGTTTTACCTTGGTGCCATATTCAGGTGCCAAATTTCTTCACGTCTGCTGAATCTAAGGCATTCATTGAAGCTGCAGAAGGAATTGGTTTTGTTCATCAAGGTAGTCTTGGTCCGACAAAAGGTGAAGCTTATAGAGACAATGATCGAATCTCTGTGAGTGATCCTGTTCTTGCTAGTGCGATTTGGGAGTCCGGACTTGACAAATTATTTTCTGATATTAAAATTCGAGGGAAGGTTGCTGTTGGCTTGAACCCCAATATTAGACTCTACAGGTTTGTAAGAATTGGATGCCTTTGCGTATAAGTTCATTTTTCTCATACATGTTTCATGGCTATCTATTTTACCTGGCAATTTTGAGCAGTGACAATGTGATGAGCTGCAAACTATCTATGTAAATGTGAGATAGTAAAATCTTTATAGGGTAAGGACGACGGATCTTATGCATTTGATCTACTAGAAGTCGACCCGCTCACTTAGAGTTGTTTTATGCTTCTATATTAGAAAAGTaattccataattttttttttctcggtaCACCTCGAAATTCTGTACTAATTAATATGTGATGAGCTTTGTATATTTCAGGTATAAGTTTGGTCAGCGCTTTGGACGACATATTGATGAAAGTGCTGACCTTGGAGAGGGAAAGCGCACCCATTATACGTTGTTAATATATTTGAGTGGTGGTGTTAAAACAAAGACTCAAAAT
Proteins encoded in this region:
- the LOC119986208 gene encoding uncharacterized protein LOC119986208, which codes for MAETGTKKRKMGERKADSKKQSVKWPLIKPKQNLQIKRLKDIDLFTVPNFFTSAESKAFIEAAEGIGFVHQGSLGPTKGEAYRDNDRISVSDPVLASAIWESGLDKLFSDIKIRGKVAVGLNPNIRLYRYKFGQRFGRHIDESADLGEGKRTHYTLLIYLSGGVKTKTQNDKGNSMDSSSEPLVGGETVFYASRNSVVAEVAPTEGMALLHIHGDKCMLHEARNVTKGVKYVFRSDVAFA